GGCGCGAACGAGATCATCACCACGATCATGCTGAACTTCATCGCCGTCGGGGTCGTCGGCTGGCTCGTCGAAGGGCCGCTTCGGGGCGAGGGAAACCGGGCACCCAATACCGAACGGCTCCCCGAGTCCGTCTCGCTCCCACAGATCGTCTACGACAACCCCGATTTCTCGGTGATCGGGCTCGGTGTTGCACTCGCTGTCGTCGCGGTCGTCGCCGTCGTACTGACCCGAACCGGATTCGGCTACGACATGGTGACCAGCGGACACCAGGAGTCCGCGGCGACGTACTCGGGGGTCGATGCCAAGCGGACGATCGTCGCGACCATGACGTTCTCCGGGATGATCGCCGGCGTCGCCGGTGCGGTCTTCGCAATCATGATCCAGGGCTACTACAGCGATCCAAGCGGGATCGGGACGTACGGGTTCGACGCTATCGCCGTCAGCCTGCTGGCGGCGAACAACCCCCTCGGCGTGATACCGGCGGGGCTCTTGTTCGGCGGCCTCGAGTCCGCCGGATCGTACATCGGCATCAGTAGCGATGTCCCTGTTCAGCTGATCGACGGGATCAGCGGGCTCGTCGTTCTGTTCGTTGCTGTCCCGGAGCTGTTCCGCATGGCGGCCCAACGGACCAGCCTGGGAGGTGACTCGCGATGAACGTCCGCGAAAGCGCTGCCCGCAACCGCGTCCGGATCGGGAGCGCCATTGCCCTGATCGTGCTGGCCGTGGTGGTCACGATCTGGGCGGACCTACCGCTTGCGGACCTCTTCACGGTCGGGTTCGTCAGTCGATCGCTACAGGCGGCCACACCGATCGCGCTTGCGGCCATCGGTGGACTGTACGCCGAGAAAAGCGGCGTGTTCAACATCGGACTCGAGGGGTTCATGATCTTCGGCGCGGTCAACACGGCGGCGATCATGTGGCTCCTGAGTGGGGGCTCGCCCACGCAGGGTGACCTCTGGTTGGCCATGCTCGCGTCGGTTCTGCTCACCCTCTTGTACACCGTGCTGTTCGCCGTGTTGCTGATCCGTTACAAGGCCGATCAGATCGTCGCGGGCTTGGCGGTCTGGTTCATCGGCCTCGGGTTCGGTCCTTTCATGGCCGTCCGCCTCTGGGGGAGCCGGAACAGTCCGGGCCTCGAGGGCATCGACACCGTCACGATCCCTGTCCTCTCGGAAATCCCGGTGCTGGGATCGATCCTCTTCGATACCTCGCCGCTGGTGTGGCTCACTGGGATTCTGGCCGTGGCGGCCTGGATCGTCCTCTATCGGACCCGCTATGGCTACTGGCTGCAGGCGGCCGGTGAGAACCCGGAAGCGCTGGATACGGCGGGCATCAACGTCACTCGGGTCCGGTACGCGGCAGTGATCTTCTCCGGCGCAATGGCGGGGTTGGGCGGTGCTGTGTTGCTGGCACACGCGGGGTCGTTCACGGGCACCGGCGATACGATGGTCAACGGGCGGGGATGGATCGGCATCGTGGCCTATCTGTTCGGCAACTACAACCCGCTCGGCGCGGCGGCCGCGGCGCTGCTGTTCGGGGGCTTGGACATGCTACAGATCCAGTTTCAGACCGTCGGCATCGAGCTGCCAAACCGGCTCGTCAACCTCTTCCCGTATCTGGCCGTGATCATCGTGCTGACGATTTGGGGCTCGACGCGGGTCCCGTCGGCGGTCGGCGAGCCCTACGAGAGCGAGGAGTAAGGGCCCGGTTTCGCCGACGTCGAGTCGTCTTTCGATCGGTCGTCGTATCTCTCCTTCTGTTCTCCATCCGAAGACGTGCCTTTACGACGGCATTCCCCTCGCTATCGAACCATTTCCGCGATGAGCTCGCTGGCCGTCCGTCGTACCGCGTTGTCGCTCTCCAGTTCACCGTCCCAGCCCATCCCGGTGAGCTTCTCGATCGAGAGACGCATCTTCGGCACGTCACCGGTCCAGCCGCGCTCGCCGCCCGTGTACTCGTAGTCGGGATCGAGTCCGAGCTCGTCGCTGACGATATCGGCGATCCGGTTGACCGACGTCGTCGTCCGCGTTCCGAGATTGACCGTGTTCATCGGCCGGTCGGCGTGCTCGATGACGTGGAACATGGCATCGAGACAGTCCTCGATATACATGTAGGACTTCTCCTGAAGGCCATTGCCGAGGATCGTCAGCGTCTCGGGATTCGCTTGCAGCTTCTCGATGAAGTCCGGGATCACTGCGCCGCGAAGCCCCGACCCCACGATGTTGGCGAACCGGAAGTTCCAGACCGTCATTCCGTGGGTATGGGCGTACGTTGAGAGCAGGCTTTCGTCGGCGAGCTTGCTCGCTCCATAGACGCTGATCGGTTCGAGAGGAGCGTAGTCTTCGGGAGTCGGTCGGGGTGCTTCCCCGTAGACGGTCGATGAGGAGGTAAACGCGATCTCCGAGACACCGGCATCATCCATCGCCTCGAGGACGTTGTAGGTCATCGCTGTGTTGGCCTCGAACTGCTCGCGTGGATCCTCGTCGTTGACGGATTTGCGCGCTGCGAGGTGGAATACACCGTCGATACGACTGTCGATTACCTCGCTTACGAGGTCACGGTCGGTCAGATCGCCCTCGATCAGTTCGACACTACTGGGCAGCGTCGATCGCTGACTGTTCGAGAAATCATCGACCACAACGACGTCGTTCCCCTCGGCAAGGAGTCGTTCAGTGAGGTGCGAACCGATAAACCCAGCGCCGCCAGTAATGAGGATCCTGCTGTCCGTCAAATCCATGACTAAATGTTACGCACTCTCGTTATTCATGTTTCGATTGTATCGAACCTAGATTGATCCGTTGTTCGAGTGTCCCCTTTCTACTGGTTCCACAGGACGACTCTCGGAGTTCCACACTCCGTACAGGTCACTGAACTCTGGTCTTTGTACTCCCCTTCCGCGAGATCGCCGCCACAGTCGGGACACGTCTCGTCTGCTACCGATAGCTCCGTGATACTTTGAACAACGTCCATATATCACACTCTATCTAATACGTAATAAATACACGTAGTGGCCCATGACAGGTTGTCCGGTACGTGGGGGCATTAGTTCTCGTCGGTGTCGCCTGGATCGCTCATCGCTGGTGCAGTACCGTTTCCCGCTCCGCCAGTTTCCGTCTCGTCTCGCGGAATTCGGGTCGTCTCTCCAGTACGCTCCCGAGCAAAGCAATCGAGAGTGAGTTTCACACCGCCGAGGACGACGGGTCCGATGAACAGCCCGACGGCACCGAAGGCGACGAGCCCACCGAAGATACCGACGACGACGATTGTGGAGTTGTAGGCGCTAGTCTGGCCGATCAAGGCAGGCCGGAAGTACGTATCCGAGAGGGTCACCAGTAGTCCGTATACGGCTATCGCCGCACCGGCGGTTGGCCGCCCCATTACGGTGAGGTACGCTGCCGCCGGAACCCAGACCCCAAACGCGCCGACGAGGGGAAGCAGTGTCAACACGAAGGTGGCGACTGTGAGAAAGACCACCGCCGGAACGCCGGCGACCAGCAACCCGATACCCAACAACACCGCCTGAATGGCCGCGACGGCGACGTTCCCGACGACCGAGGCCCACATGAGCTGATCGAGTCCCGTACGGAGTTCGTCCAGCACCGCATCGTCGACCGGTAACACCCATTGGACCCACGCGAGGAGCCGCTCTCCATCGCGCAACAGGGCGAAGAGGACGAACAACGTGACCGTTAGCCCGATGAACAGACTCGGCAAGCCGCCGACGACGTTGATTGCCCCGATCGTGATGTCCTGGAGAGTCGTCGCGATCCGCTCCTGGTTCGCCTCGTAGAGGGCGACGAAATCGACGGCATACTCGTTGGTCTCGAGTACGTCCTGGATCATTCCGACGGTGAGCTGCCCTTCTCTGAACGAATCGACAACCCCGAGTGACTGTTGTACAGCCACCGTCACGACGTAGACCAGCGGGAGCAAGACGAGCAGTAACGTGGCGATGACGACGGAGATCGCCGCGACCGTCGGCCTGATGTACCGTTCGATGCGTTGCTGGATGGGATGCAGGATATACGCGAGCACGACGCCGAACAGGACGAACTGGAAATACGGCAGTAGAACGAACAGCCCGAGGAGACTGCTCAGTAGCGCGAGTGCGGTCAAACCGGGCTGTTTGACGATCCACTCCGGTGGATCGGGGCTGACTGGCATAGACAGAGATGCAACAG
This genomic interval from Halalkalicoccus subterraneus contains the following:
- a CDS encoding ABC transporter permease; translated protein: MNVRESAARNRVRIGSAIALIVLAVVVTIWADLPLADLFTVGFVSRSLQAATPIALAAIGGLYAEKSGVFNIGLEGFMIFGAVNTAAIMWLLSGGSPTQGDLWLAMLASVLLTLLYTVLFAVLLIRYKADQIVAGLAVWFIGLGFGPFMAVRLWGSRNSPGLEGIDTVTIPVLSEIPVLGSILFDTSPLVWLTGILAVAAWIVLYRTRYGYWLQAAGENPEALDTAGINVTRVRYAAVIFSGAMAGLGGAVLLAHAGSFTGTGDTMVNGRGWIGIVAYLFGNYNPLGAAAAALLFGGLDMLQIQFQTVGIELPNRLVNLFPYLAVIIVLTIWGSTRVPSAVGEPYESEE
- a CDS encoding ABC transporter permease, with translation MLDATVLQRFAIAMAATALALLIGLVVVAASGYDPVQFLRQLIEGSFGDGNATARTLKFTTLFVLTGVSVAIAFRAGVFNIGVQGQFVVGGFATVLSILWLAPFVPAGPIGGVALMLVGTLAAVVAGGAYAAIPGVLKAYGGANEIITTIMLNFIAVGVVGWLVEGPLRGEGNRAPNTERLPESVSLPQIVYDNPDFSVIGLGVALAVVAVVAVVLTRTGFGYDMVTSGHQESAATYSGVDAKRTIVATMTFSGMIAGVAGAVFAIMIQGYYSDPSGIGTYGFDAIAVSLLAANNPLGVIPAGLLFGGLESAGSYIGISSDVPVQLIDGISGLVVLFVAVPELFRMAAQRTSLGGDSR
- a CDS encoding SDR family NAD(P)-dependent oxidoreductase encodes the protein MDLTDSRILITGGAGFIGSHLTERLLAEGNDVVVVDDFSNSQRSTLPSSVELIEGDLTDRDLVSEVIDSRIDGVFHLAARKSVNDEDPREQFEANTAMTYNVLEAMDDAGVSEIAFTSSSTVYGEAPRPTPEDYAPLEPISVYGASKLADESLLSTYAHTHGMTVWNFRFANIVGSGLRGAVIPDFIEKLQANPETLTILGNGLQEKSYMYIEDCLDAMFHVIEHADRPMNTVNLGTRTTTSVNRIADIVSDELGLDPDYEYTGGERGWTGDVPKMRLSIEKLTGMGWDGELESDNAVRRTASELIAEMVR
- a CDS encoding AI-2E family transporter, with amino-acid sequence MPVSPDPPEWIVKQPGLTALALLSSLLGLFVLLPYFQFVLFGVVLAYILHPIQQRIERYIRPTVAAISVVIATLLLVLLPLVYVVTVAVQQSLGVVDSFREGQLTVGMIQDVLETNEYAVDFVALYEANQERIATTLQDITIGAINVVGGLPSLFIGLTVTLFVLFALLRDGERLLAWVQWVLPVDDAVLDELRTGLDQLMWASVVGNVAVAAIQAVLLGIGLLVAGVPAVVFLTVATFVLTLLPLVGAFGVWVPAAAYLTVMGRPTAGAAIAVYGLLVTLSDTYFRPALIGQTSAYNSTIVVVGIFGGLVAFGAVGLFIGPVVLGGVKLTLDCFARERTGETTRIPRDETETGGAGNGTAPAMSDPGDTDEN